GACTAGCGGGCCGTCCACAGACCGCGCAGGCTCAGTCGGCGCCGAGCGGAGTGGACATTCTCAACTATGCGCTGACCCTAGAGTACCTCGAAGAGTCCTTTTACCGACAGGGACTCGACGCGATGACTTCAGGCGGATCGCAGCTCATCCAGGGGGATGCGCGAACGATCTACGGGAAGATCGCGCAGCACGAGGATGCCCATGTGCAGCTTCTGGCAGATACGATCGATAGCCTCGGCGGCACGCCGGTTTCCTTTACGGATAGCGACTTCGACTTCACTGCGGGAGGCACCTATGATCCGTTCGAGAACTACGCGACGTATCTGGTGCTGTCACAGGCGTTCGAAGACACGGGCGTTCGGGCGTACAAAGGGCAGGCAGGCTTCCTAGCCGGGAATGATCTGCTCACCCCGGCCCTGCAGATCCACTCCGTGGAGGCGCGGCACGCAGCAGAAGTTCGCCGATTGCGGGCCGAGGCCGGTGCATCGCTGAAACCATGGATCACGGGCGTGGAGACGGGCGGCGCCCCGGATGCTGTGTACGCGGGAGAAGACAATGTGACGCAGGCCGGCGTGGACCAGACGACGCTGGGCTCCTACACGTCAGCTCAAGCGACGGAGGCATACGACGAGCCGCTGACAATGGACGATGTTGCCGGCTCGAACGGAATTGCGGCGCCGTTCTTTGCGTGATCGATGTTCGTCAGCAAACGCGTACATCAACGGTAACAGACGCATCTCCGGGCCGCTTTTCCTCACCGTTCGCCGGAGGCGCGAACGACGCGGCTCGGATCGGGGCCGTTCGTCGTCACGGTCCTGATGGAGAGCACCGGATCCCTCTGGGTCGGTGCTCTCCGTTTTTTAGGTAAAGGTGGGGGCTGCGGATAAACACGATCGTCAAGCATGAGAGAATCAGACGGACTTTCGTATCGGTATGATAGAATCGAGTGATCGAGAATGCCCGCACGCGGTTGTGACGTGTCGACGTCAGTGCGCGGAGCGACCGGTTTTCCTATCATCTCGGACAATCTGAACTGATTTCCATGCCCAAGCTTCTCCTGTTCAGTGACGTGCACAGCGACCAGCAAGCCTGTCGGTCCCTTGTCAATCGTGCGTCGGAGGTCGATCTCGTGATTGGGGCCGGTGACTTTTGCAACATGCGGCGTGGTCTCGAGGCGGTCATTGATACGCTGTCGGCGATCGATACGCCGACGGTACTCGTACCCGGCAATGCGGAGAGCGAGGAGGAGCTACGGCGCGCGTGCTCGGACTGGCCGGCGGCGATGGTACTTCACGGCGACAAAGCGACGATAGCTGGCATTGAGGTCGTTGGAATTGGCGGGGGCATCCCGGTGACGCCCTTCGGTGATTGGAGCTATGATCTGACCGAGGACGAAGCGCGAGAGAGGCTCCGGGATGTGACCGCCAACGGGACAACCGTCGACGTTCTCGTCAGCCATTCGCCTCCAAAGGGACTCGTGGACCGCGACTCCAGCGGCACATCTTTGGGGAGCATGGCCATTCGGGAGGCGATCGACCAGCTGCGCCCGGAGCTCGTGGTGTGCGGGCATATTCACGGAAGCTGGGAGCAGGAGGAGAGGGTCGGGGACACGACGGTCATCAACGCCGGTCCGGTGGGGCTTATCAGAAGTGTGGCTTCGTAATTTAGGTCCATCGGGTAGACCCGGGGCGTGTAAGGGTCTCCCCGACATCCTATCACAAGATCGCCCCACGCCTCTAACAGGTTTCTGGAGTCAACCTCAATACGCCTAAGTGCGTATGATGAAGTGAGAAAACGAGAGCCGTGAGGCCCGATTTCTTTAGCGACTCCATTCAACAGCGCCTGCCCCGAGGCCGCGCTCGTTTCAGGAAGCCGGGCAGGGAGGTTTACGATCATGATGCTGCAAAACTACACGTACGTCGACCCTGTGATCGATCCGCTCATGTTGTTGGCAGTCATGCTTGGCGTCGTCGTATTGGCTGCCGCTGCTATTGCCGCGATCATGGTTCGCCCGAGTCGGTCTTCCGAGCCCACGACCTCCAAGCCGACGCCCGATGCAATGCCATTTATTGAGCCGGAGGTGGAGCGGACGGTGCTGTCGTCCCAGCCGAAAGAAGATAGCGGAAAGTGGAAGGACACGGCGATCGTGGAGGAGATCCGCGCATCCGACCGACGCGCTCGGTCGCAGCAGCGCGACCAGTCGCGAGAAACGGAGCCGGCATAAACGACCGACATCCACGACGAAATCGCAGCCCCGGACCTGCCCGCCAGGTTTGGGGCTTTTTTCGTGGTTCAGGGTTCAAGGTTCAGGGTTCAGGGCTACCTACCGGACACTTTCATTGGAGCGTGTGTCAATTCAGCATTTCCCGCCGCGGCTGCTCCGAAATGCACGGGAGTATGTGAGTATGCGAGTGTGAGAGTGCGTCGTTATTGACCACGCCTCATTTCCGAAACGGATGAGACGTACGAGATCCGTTTCTCGATGACATACGGAGACATTCCGGTTCGAAATTAAACGGCCCCGTAGCCAGCGTTCAAGACTCAGCGCTTGGCGATGAACAGACGGATTTGTTCATCTCAATACGGCTTCATTGCCCCGACCCTCATACCCTTCCTCTCCGATACTCTCTTCCCAAACGTCCACACTTTGTCACGTCCACACTTTCATACGTCCAAACGTTCACACGTCCAAACGTTCACACGTCCAAACGTTCACACGTCCAAACGTTCACACGTCCACACGTCCACACTTTCATACTCCCAGCCCCCATACTCACACACCCTTATACTTTAACGCCGCTTCCCGACAAGAATTTGCACGCGTGGGTCCAACATGAAGCTCAAAAATAACGTTTTTCCCGCGATCCGGTCGTTGCGCCGTTACTTCTGAAGCGATCGCGATATTTTTTGAGAGGATGTGAAGGTTTGTTGATGGAAGCGCTTCCTACTCTACATACGATCCGAGAGGAAGCGCATTTCATTCACGGGCGGCAGGTCGTCTTCTTCCTGCGAATCCTGCAAGGCGCGTTCAGAGGGACGCCACAACGTGCGTTCCCGTTGCGCTGGCTCTGCTGTCCTGAAGACCCGTTCTGATTTCCATTAACAACTGTCATCCACCCGTGATATACGATCGCCCGACGTTCCAAAAATCCTACGGCAACTACATCGGCGGAAAGTTCGTCGAGCCGCTCAGCGGGGAGTACTTTGACAACTCCTCGCCGATCGATGGCGAGAATTTCTGCCGCGTTGCTCGTTCCAACGCCGACGACATTGAGCGAGCGCTCGATGCCGCACACGAGGCGAAGGACGCCTGGGGCAAAACCCCGGTTGCCGAACGGTCTCGCGTCTTGAATAAGATCGCGGACATCACCGAAGAGAATCTCGAATTCCTCGCTCGCTGTGACACCGTCGACAACGGGAAGCCGATCCGCGAGACGCTCGCGGCCGATCTACCCCTCGTCGTCGACCACTTCCGCTATTTTGCCAGCGTCATCCGCGCGGACGAAGGCTCGATGGCGGAGCACGATGAAAACACGGTCGCCTACCACGTCCACGAGCCGCTGGGAGTCGTTGGGCAGATCATCCCCTGGAACTTCCCGTTGCTGATGGCCGCGTGGAAAATTGCGCCTGCCCTGGCTGCGGGCAACTGTACGGTTGTGAAGCCGGCAGAGCAAACGCCCGTCTCCATCATGGAGTGGATCAAGCTCATTGATGATGCCGACATCCTACCCGACGGGGTACTGAACATCGTGCAGGGCTTCGGGCCGGAAGCCGGCAAGCCCCTCGCTCAAAGCGAACGCGTGGCGAAAGTCGCCTTCACAGGCGAAACCACGACGGGCCGCCTTGTCATGCAGTATGCCTCGGAAAACCTGACGCGCGTGACGATGGAGCTCGGCGGTAAGAGCCCGAACGTGTTCTTCGAGAACGTCATGGATGCCGACGACGAGTTCTTTGACAAGTGCCTCGAAGGTGCGGCCATGTTCGCACTCAACCAGGGTGAAGTCTGCACATGCCCGTCTCGCATCCTCGTACAGGAGTCTATCGCGGAAGAGTTCACGGAGCGTGTCGTCGAGCGCGTCAAGAACATTCGCGTCGGCAATCCGCTCGACAGCGAGACGCAGGTCGGCGCGCAGGCATCGAACGACCAGTTCGAGAAAATCAAGAACTACTTCGATGTCGGTCGCGAAGAGGGCGCTGAAGTACTCGTCGGAGGAAAGGTCGCGAAGGCGAAAGGAGTCGCCGTGGCTGCCGGCGGTGATGGCGAGCCTGCGAACAAGGGCTACTACATCGAGCCGACCATCTTCCGCGGCCACAACCGCATGCGCGTCTTCCAGGAAGAAATCTTCGGGCCGGTGACGTCGCTCACGACGTTCAAGGATGAGGCCGACGCGATCGAGATTTCGAACGAAACGCTGTATGGTCTCGGCGCAGGCGTCTGGACGCGGGATATGCACCAGGCGTACCGGGTACCGCGCGCGATTCAGGCCGGTCGCGTCTGGGTGAACTGCTATCACCTCTACCCGGCGCATGCAGCGTTCGGGGGCTACAAGAAGAGCGGATTTGGTCGAGAGAATCATAAGATGATGCTCGACCACTACCGTAACACGAAGAACATGCTTGTCAGCTACGACAAGAACGCGATGGGCTTCTTCTAAAGCTCGTCGATGGACTCGTGTCGAGAACGCGTTCGGAGAGCGCTCCTGGTTCGACCGGGGGCGCTCTTCCGGTGCGTTTGAGACTTAGGTTTCCCCGTTTTCGCTCATAGAGTCTTCCTCACGCTCTACTAGTTTGTAGCGGGTCCGGTCGTTCTCAGCCGACACCCGTGATACACTGTTTCGACTGGACCGTCTCCTTCTCCCTTCTGTGCGGTTCGATGATGCTCTGGTAGCCGTGACGCTGTCGCCTCTTTCAGCGCGGAACGTCTGGGCACCTCCGTTCCACGGTCTTGATGGTCCGAGGACAGCAACGTGACCAAAATATACTCGGCTTCAACAGCGGGCGTTGAATCCCGAGATCGAGAACGGTCAGAATCTGTTTAACATCCACGTGCGGCTATGCCTTCGCGGAGTGCCTGGACCGGTGATGACAAAATCGAGGACATTCAGGCCTTCGCCTTCTCGATTAAGGAAACGGAATAACGCGGAGACGTTCGATCGTCTACCCCTATCCCGCATCATTCCATACCCCCGCACCCGTCTTGATGACGTACTTCTCCGATGTCCTGCAGCGTGTCTATGTCTTGCTGCTGTTTTTTCTGGTGATGTCGCCTGTATCCGTTCTCGCTCAAGAGGAGACGGAGGACGCAGAAGCAGACACGACGACGGCCATGCAGGTTCGCATGGATCCGATCGAAGTGACGGCGACGCCTTTTCAAATCACGGGCGAGGCTGCTTCGTTCGCCGTGACGGCGCTGGAGCGAACGGAACAGGACCTGAACACCTCACCGTCCCTCAGTCTGGAGCGCGTTGCAGATGGTATTCCCGGGCTCTTTGTCGGTAGCCGCGAGCACTACGCGCTGGGCGACCGGCTGACGATCCGCGGGCTCGGCTGGCGCGCGCAGTTCGGCGTTCGGGGCGTGCAGGTGCTCCTCGATGGCATACCACTCACGGTGGCCGATGGACAGGCGATGATCGGCATTGTCGACCCATCGTTCGTGCGCAGCATCGAGGTCATTCGTGGTCCAGCCTCGACGTTCTGGGGGAACGCGAGCGGGGGTGTGGTCGCCCTTTCCACGAAACCGGAGCGTGGAGCCCATCTCGGTCGTGCAAAGGTCACGGGCGGGTCATACGGCCTGATCAAGACGGACCTGCAGGTTACGCCGGACGTCGGCAAGCACCGCCTGAGCATGTACGGCTCGTACCTCGGACAGGAGGGCTACCGGGCCCACAGCCAGACGCAGCTCTTTCGGTACGGTCTGACCGGCAACCTGCGCCTCACCGACGACAGTGGGATCAAGACGATCGCGGCGCTTCAATACATGCCGCGGGCGCAGAATCCGAGCACGCTCGACGCTGAGGCGGCGGCCGATACGCCGCGAGAAGTGCGTGATGCGGTGCGCACGTTCGACACCGGAAAGACCGCAACGCAGGGACAGGTGGGGGCGACCTATTACAACGACGTGGGAGTGGGCACGATCAATACGACGCTTTACGGCATCATCCGCGACCTGGAGAACCCGATCCCGTTCGGCTACATCGATTTGAGCCGCCGCGTCGGTGGTACGCGCGTCACGCTTGAGAGCGACAACGGACCGGATGGCGAGCGCCTGGAGTGGGGCTTCGGCGCCGAAGGCAAGGTGCAGCGCGACGATCGGCGCGAATTCGGGAATCAGGACGGTGAGCCCACGGACATCGAGCTGGATCAGCTCGAAACGGTCGACAACGCCGCACTCTTCGGTCGGGCCTCTTACCCGCTCGGTCGTGTGCGACTGAGTGCGGGCGTCCGCTACGACTGGATGCGGTTTGAGGCGGACGACAACCTGAACGACAACGACGGGGCGCGCACGTTTCAGACGTTTAGTCCGTCGGTGGGACTTTCGGTGGATGTGGGCACGGCTCGCTTCTTTACCAATGTAGCCAGCGGGTTGGAGGCGCCGACGGCCAACGAACTGAGCAACAGAGCCGACGGCCGCACGGGATTCAATCCTCAACTTGACCCGGAGAACATCTGGGGCGTAGAAGTCGGCGTGCAGGGCGTTTTCCCATCGTATCGCTTCGGGTACGATCTGGCTATTTTCGGCACGCGTGTCAGCGATCTTTTGGTGCCGCGACAAGGGGCCAATGAGCAGACCTTCTTCCGCAACGCCGGCGAGACGCGACATACAGGCGTTGAATCTGCGCTTCGCTGGTCAGCGACGGATTGGATGGACGTGAGGGGGAGCTACACGTTCGTGAAGGCGGAATTTACAGACGCAGAAACGGCCGATGGCTCCTCGCTCAATGGAAACCGCATTCCCGGCGTGCCGCCGCACATGTTCAGCGGGTCAATCGACATCCGCCGCAACGGGATCGGAGGGATGATCCGAGCCAACGGGCTGAGTGACTACGAGGTGGACAGCGAGAATACGGCGGAGAACGACGGATACGTTCTCTTCGATCTGCAGTTGAGCTACACCGCACAAGTTGGAGATCTCTCGATCTCCCCGTTCGCAGCCGTAAATAACGTCTTCGACGTGCGATACAACGACACCGTCGTTAATGCCTTTGGCGGGCGTTTCTACGAGCCGGCTGCCGGTCGTAACTACCGCATCGGGATATCGGCGAGTTTTGACTAGGGCGACAGAACTGTGCCTCGAAATACAGCGTCAGCTTTCTCTATGCCCAACATCGCACAAGATCGTCTGCCGCCATGCCGAAGTCGTTGAGAAGGAGGGGAAGACGTGCCGTGGCACGCGATCGATCAGCAAGGCGCACCCGTGGCGAGCGAAGACGTCGATTCGGTCCCCAGAACGCGACGCGAACCGATCAGCATCGCCTCGGACTCTCGATGTAGGCTCGCTGGAGATCCGACATTGTCAGTTTGCAGAACCCGCTTGTGGTACGCGGACTTCTCCTAGCAGACCGAACTGGAACAGCGGACGGCGTCGCGCTGGACAACCAGATCAGATCGGCGTTGAACGGACCCCCCACGTTCAACCGGTTCAAGCCGGCTGTAGAATCACTTCGTCAGTCTATCTTCATGCGAGATCTCGATCGTAAAGTCGGATTCCGAAGATGAGATCATTGTGGCGGCGACCAGGACGTAGTACGTTTTGTCCGAGTTCTCCACCACCATATCAGTGACCGTGTCAGAGCTGTTGGCCGCGTTGTTCCAGCAGTTCGTGTTGGATGACTTTGTGTAAGGATAGATCTGTACGTAGCTCTTCGAGTCGCTGGTACTCGCTTTGATCTCGAGATCGATCCGGTCGGCTCCCGTCTGGACCTCGACGGCGGCAACGTGCCCTGTCAACTTAGACGCGCTGATCGTTTCTTGCTTCGGGCTCGTTCGCGCGCCGGCGTCATACGAAACGGTCGTGGGTGAGACTGCGCTCGAATCGATGACACATTCGCTGTTGAGTGCCCCGCTGTATCCTGACGTGATCTCCGCAGTAAACGCTTGATTTCGCACCCAGTCCCAGTGATCGTCGGCCAGAGAGTAGAGTTCGTCGACCTTCTTGGCCGTCGGTTTATTCGTTCCGTTGGACTGCTGGTCGAACACCGGCTCCAGAATATCGGCCGGCGTCGAGGAACGGCTACTGATCAGGTGCACCCAGAAGTCCTGCGCACGATACTCGGGGTAGTCCGGCTTGCCTGAAACCTCCGTCAGCGGTGTGTCGATGGCCCGGAGCGACGTGTTCGCCCGCTCCACGTTGGATGCATTGGAATTCGTGGATTCGGTCAGCTCAGCTGTCGCCTCAATCACCCAGTCCGGCCGCTGCTTGGGTAGCTTGCTCCAGCTAATCGGCGCGTAATTGTACTGTATGGCGTGAAAGAATTCGTGTCGGGTCGTGCTTTCCGAGGGATCGCCGCCCGAGCTGGGGTCGAAGCACGTGATGGCTTTGTTGGTGAGGGAAAGGTATTTCCCGGCTGTGTCGCCTTTACACCAGGCTTTCCCCTTTTTCTTGATGATCCAGATGTACTTGTTGCCGAAGACCGGCGTTCGAAGGTCCGGCTTCTTGAAGTCAGAGACGTAGTCGTCGTAGACGTCAACCAGGTAGTTCTTGACGTCGGACTTCTCGTCGGAGCCGCATCCGCTTCCCCCGAATCCTTTGCACTTGACCTTGAAGTCGCTTGTACTGGCTTTCTCTGTAGGCGCGCGCTTGGAGAAAGAGGTTTGGATCTTATCCAGAAGCGTGGAGCCTGAAGTACCCTCCATGGACGGAGCGTTATAATCGCTGTTCTCGACGACGCCAAAGACGATTCCGTTGCCGACGACAAAACGCGTCGGCACAACCAGAAGGTCTCGCTCCGGTTCGTAGGCGCCGGGAAGAACGTCCCAGCCGTAGCCCTCGGAGGATGCCTCGTCCGTTGTATACTCCCGCGGAATCCGGACGGCGAGGGCAATATTCGACGGATCCGCGTCGTCGGGGACGGGGAGAGCCGTGTAGAGAGGCGGCGTATCGGCGGAAAGGTCAACGTCTCGATCCCCCGACACCCGGTAGAACATGTCGGGACTGTTCGCTTCCTCGGGCAGAAGGGATTCGGCTTCGGGATCCTGAGTTTTCCGACTCGATATCGCGACCGGCTCTTCGATTGACCCCTCGCTCGCAACCATGTACACGCCGTCGTCCGTCTTGGCTGCGTCGCCGGCCTCAAGTGTTTGGTCCACGTCCGGTGCGTTCGAACTCGTGCTGTCGCAGCCCGCTGCCAGAAGTCCCACAATCAGCGGTAATAAGAGAAAACCGATGACGCTACGAACGTGGTCGAACGGGGATAGAGATGCCAATCTGGCTT
The DNA window shown above is from Longibacter salinarum and carries:
- a CDS encoding ferritin-like domain-containing protein, translated to MKILDFLSTADTDNEDDVTRRSALRQLGRAGTALAAATIPFGLAGRPQTAQAQSAPSGVDILNYALTLEYLEESFYRQGLDAMTSGGSQLIQGDARTIYGKIAQHEDAHVQLLADTIDSLGGTPVSFTDSDFDFTAGGTYDPFENYATYLVLSQAFEDTGVRAYKGQAGFLAGNDLLTPALQIHSVEARHAAEVRRLRAEAGASLKPWITGVETGGAPDAVYAGEDNVTQAGVDQTTLGSYTSAQATEAYDEPLTMDDVAGSNGIAAPFFA
- a CDS encoding metallophosphoesterase family protein, coding for MPKLLLFSDVHSDQQACRSLVNRASEVDLVIGAGDFCNMRRGLEAVIDTLSAIDTPTVLVPGNAESEEELRRACSDWPAAMVLHGDKATIAGIEVVGIGGGIPVTPFGDWSYDLTEDEARERLRDVTANGTTVDVLVSHSPPKGLVDRDSSGTSLGSMAIREAIDQLRPELVVCGHIHGSWEQEERVGDTTVINAGPVGLIRSVAS
- a CDS encoding aldehyde dehydrogenase family protein; this translates as MIYDRPTFQKSYGNYIGGKFVEPLSGEYFDNSSPIDGENFCRVARSNADDIERALDAAHEAKDAWGKTPVAERSRVLNKIADITEENLEFLARCDTVDNGKPIRETLAADLPLVVDHFRYFASVIRADEGSMAEHDENTVAYHVHEPLGVVGQIIPWNFPLLMAAWKIAPALAAGNCTVVKPAEQTPVSIMEWIKLIDDADILPDGVLNIVQGFGPEAGKPLAQSERVAKVAFTGETTTGRLVMQYASENLTRVTMELGGKSPNVFFENVMDADDEFFDKCLEGAAMFALNQGEVCTCPSRILVQESIAEEFTERVVERVKNIRVGNPLDSETQVGAQASNDQFEKIKNYFDVGREEGAEVLVGGKVAKAKGVAVAAGGDGEPANKGYYIEPTIFRGHNRMRVFQEEIFGPVTSLTTFKDEADAIEISNETLYGLGAGVWTRDMHQAYRVPRAIQAGRVWVNCYHLYPAHAAFGGYKKSGFGRENHKMMLDHYRNTKNMLVSYDKNAMGFF
- a CDS encoding TonB-dependent receptor family protein — its product is MTYFSDVLQRVYVLLLFFLVMSPVSVLAQEETEDAEADTTTAMQVRMDPIEVTATPFQITGEAASFAVTALERTEQDLNTSPSLSLERVADGIPGLFVGSREHYALGDRLTIRGLGWRAQFGVRGVQVLLDGIPLTVADGQAMIGIVDPSFVRSIEVIRGPASTFWGNASGGVVALSTKPERGAHLGRAKVTGGSYGLIKTDLQVTPDVGKHRLSMYGSYLGQEGYRAHSQTQLFRYGLTGNLRLTDDSGIKTIAALQYMPRAQNPSTLDAEAAADTPREVRDAVRTFDTGKTATQGQVGATYYNDVGVGTINTTLYGIIRDLENPIPFGYIDLSRRVGGTRVTLESDNGPDGERLEWGFGAEGKVQRDDRREFGNQDGEPTDIELDQLETVDNAALFGRASYPLGRVRLSAGVRYDWMRFEADDNLNDNDGARTFQTFSPSVGLSVDVGTARFFTNVASGLEAPTANELSNRADGRTGFNPQLDPENIWGVEVGVQGVFPSYRFGYDLAIFGTRVSDLLVPRQGANEQTFFRNAGETRHTGVESALRWSATDWMDVRGSYTFVKAEFTDAETADGSSLNGNRIPGVPPHMFSGSIDIRRNGIGGMIRANGLSDYEVDSENTAENDGYVLFDLQLSYTAQVGDLSISPFAAVNNVFDVRYNDTVVNAFGGRFYEPAAGRNYRIGISASFD